Sequence from the Salinicoccus sp. Bachu38 genome:
GCTTCCAACTGCCGGTCGCTCTGGTGATCATCACAAGTGTACTTGCAGTCATACACAGGAATGGATGGATGAATCTGGGATGGATAGAAAGCATGCCTCTATTCGAGAGTTCATTCGAATGGATTCCAGTCCTGATTATCGGATATATCGCCGGTTATCTGATCGGCATGAAACAAGAAAAGGTAAAATACTCATAATAAAAAGCGCATCCAGAGGATGCGCTTTTTATTATGGGATTAGTATCGGTGTTCTTCCTTGAGTTCCAGGAGTCTCGTCTTGAGTTCCTCTTCCATGCTTTCAAGCTCGCGCTCTGCCGCCTGGCGTTTCTGCGAACCTTCCTGCTGGATCCTCAATGTCTCTTCAATGGTGGTTACCAGGTTTTCCTGGGTGGTCTTCAATGTTTCGATATCTACGATACCCCGTTCATTCTCCTGGGCTGTCCGTATTGAGTTCTGTTTCAGCATTTCAGAGTTCTTGGTCAACAGGTCATTGGTCGTATTGGTGACTGCCTGCTGGGCCTGTGAAGCCGATTCCTGACGGAGCAGAGTGAGGGCGATGGCCATCTGGTTCTTCCAAAGCGGTATGCTTGTCAGGATGGAGCTCTGGATCTTCTCCGCCAGCGTCTGGTTGATGTTCTGGATCATTCTGATCTGTGGGGCAGACTGCAGGGTGATCTGCCTTGAGAGCTTGAGGTCATGGATACGTTTTTCAAGCCGGTTGATATACTGCATCATGTCATTTACTTCCTGGACATGCATCTGATTGCTCGATTCCTCGGCCTTTCTTCTCAGCTCGGGCAGTGTTTCGTTCTCAAGTTCTTCCTTCTTCATTTCGGCAGCCGCAATGTAGATGTTGATTGCATCAAAGTAGTCCTTGTTCTGGTCATACAGTTTGTCGAGCAGGTGCACATCTTTGACCAGGACTTCCTTGGCATGCTCAAGCTGTATACCGATACGGTCCACCTGTGAAGCTACGCTCTGGTGTTTCGAAATCAGCTCGTTTACAGATTTCTTCACTCTTCGGAATATGCGGTTGAAAATATTCTTCTTCTCTTTCGTCAGTTCATCCGGGTCGATCTCCTTCAGTTTCTTCATCAGGCTCTCCAACGTCTCTCCGATGGGGCCAACGTCTTTCGACTGGACTTCCGAGAGCATCTGGTGGGAGAACTTGGACAGTGCCTGCTGGGCATTCGAGCCATATTGGATGAGTGCATCATTATCAAGGGGTTCTATCTTGTTCTTGATCTCTTCAATCTTCTTCAGGTCTTCTTCTGTAAACCTTTCCTGATAGGTCGTCAGCGTGCTCTGTTCCCTTTTTTCCTCAACGGCCATCTCAGGCTGGGGGATGAGATCCGTATCTTCATCCACTGAAGAGAATGGGTCGGATAATAGCTTCTCTTTTAATTTATTTTCCTCTTTCATCATCTTCACCTCTGTTTTGATATACTGGCTCTTTCTCTTTTTTCTTCAGGTCCACCTTCTGTTTTTCAAGTTTATTATCCAGTTTGAGTGTGGACATGGTACGTTTCCTATTCAATTTTATGAAATCCTTCTCAACTTCCAGAGCCTGATAGCTGTCCCTGTTCATCGCCGACAGGTTGGACTGTATGGTTCTTTTGAGCTCAAGCAGTGAAATCCTTGTTTCGTGCAGCTTCACCTTTTCTTCCTTCGTCTTGCCCGGCATCTTGTACAGGAAGAGATACTGCTCGATGGTGTTCACCGCAGAATCAAGATTCGAATGAAAGAATTGCTGGACATTGAAAAAGAGTTTGGGATCATTTTCAACCGCCTGGTATATGGTCCGGACAAGACGGTTGATATCGTATATGAGTTTCGCGTCCTTTAAAGTCCGTACGTTCTTGTAGCTCTGTCTCAGCCTTTTGATCTTTTCCCTCGCTTCAGACAGCTGGCTTTTGACATAACGGTATTCACTTTTTGATATTCCCATTTTCTGCAACTGCGAATTCAGGCTTATCGATTGGGTGGGGAAGTAGGCTGCAAAAAAGCCGCCCGTCGCAATCATCATATCGAAAGCCAGATGGATATCGAAGGCGATCATCGAAAACATGCCAGCTACAACCGCGACCGGTATGGAAATCAATGAGGCGAACCAGTGTGATATATTATTCTTCATCTTTAAATTACACCTTCAGTCAATACTATTTGGTTACAAATCTATCATAGCCATCTTCCAGGGGAATCGTTTTGACCGAATAGTCATCAACATTCGAAGCAGGGGAGGCACCTTGTGTGACCTGCTGTACAAATTCATCCAGATCCGATTCCGTGCCGGTGGCCAGTATTTCAACATAGTCCCGGACATTTGCTGCATAGCCGGTGATATTCAGCCGGTCTGCAATGACTTTTGTCGAATACCTGAAGCCGACACCCTGGACATGTCCGGATACGATTATCATTCTTGATTCCATTTGCAACACCTCTTATACTATATTATAGGATTTTTAGCTTGATAATGCGAATTATACGCGTATATAATACATATATTATCAAACGTGAATGGAGTTTTTAAAATGTTTAAGATTGTCATACTCAGAGCAGATTACGAAGGCTGGTGGCTTTTTGAGGGGTGGCAGGAAGGCATCGTCAGACAGTTCAGCTACGAGTCTGAAAAAGCCATGAAAGATGCATATACGGATATCATCCAGAAAATGAAAGAACAGTTCCATTCATTCAAAGAAGGAAAATACAACCTTCTCGCATTCTTCAACGGCTGTGAGATGGCGCACTGTGAAGATTGCGGAGAAGACCTGCAGATATTCTATACACCGATGATGCTTAAAGACGGGGAATTATTTGCATAATATTATTAGAATATTCATAAAAAAGTACAAAACCGGTAAAGAATCGTTTGCAAATCCGATCCATATGGCTTATAATTGGGATATCAATAAGTATTCTCCATATAAGAAATTGTATGTACCATACATTTCTATGGTATATGGATTATGCTATTGAATATCGTCACTGGAGGATTTAATTAATGAAACAAGGTACAGTAAAATGGTTCAATGCAGAAAAAGGTTTTGGCTTCATCGAAATCGAGGGTGAAAACGACGTATTCGTACACTTCTCCGCTATCAATCAAGAAGGCTACAAATCCCTTGAAGAAGGTCAGTCAGTAGAATTCGAAGTCGTTGAAGGCGACCGCGGCCCACAAGCTGCAAACGTTGTTAAACTCTAATATAAATCTATTTATGATAAATTGATTTGTATCATCTGAACCTGGGCTTGGCCCAGGTTTTTTATATGCATTTCTATATACAAAAATAAAAAGAGCCCAAGGGCTCTTTTTATTTTATATCACATCATTTTCCACAAGCTGTTTCAGGCTCTGCCTTCTGATGACTTCCCTTACATTGTCTTCAGTGACAAATACAACGGCTGGTTTCCTCATCTGATTGTAATTCGAAGCCATGGAGTAGTGGTAGGCACCTGTCGTACCGACCGCAATCAGGTCTCCACGCCTGATATTCTCGGGCAGGGAAAGATTCTTTCCAATGACATCACCGGATTCACATAGCTTGCCGACAACGTGTGAGTCGATATTTTTTCCCTCTCCAGCGTCTACAGTCAATACCTCGTATTTTGCATCATACAGAGGTGTCCGGATATGATCGCTCATTCCTCCGTCAATCGACACATACCTTGATACGCCTGGAATATCCTTTACGACACCCACTTCGTAGACGGTGATGCCGGCTTCTGCTGCAATTGAACGGCCCGGCTCTATCATGATGTGGGGAAAGGCGATGTCATATTCGTCAGCAAGGGATTTCAGCTTTCCAATAATCCGGGAGAACCCTTCCTCAATCGGGAATCTTACATCCTCTTCAGTATAGCGGACACCATAACCGCCACCCATATTCAATATTTCAACATCGATGGAGGTACTGGACAGCCATTCAAAAACGACTTCCAAAGCTTTCAGGAAGGGACCTTCCTCGGATATCTGCGAACCGAGATGATAATGGACACCCTTGAAATTCAACTGGTTACTGCTATGTATCCTGTCGATGGCCTCCTGTGCAGTCCCATTTTGAATCGACAGGCCGAACTTGCTGTCTTCCTGGCCGGTCTGGATATACGAATGTGTATTTACATCGATGCCCGGATTGATTCTTAGCAGGACATCAACCGGCTGATCGGCGAGGCGGTCGAGGAGCGCCACTTCATCCATTGCATCCACTACAAATAATCCAATACCCATTTCAAGTGCATATTCGATTTCTTCGGTGGTCTTGTTATTCCCATGGAAGTGTATGTGCGAAGCCGGAAATCCTGCTTCCAGTGCCGTGTACAGCTCGCCTGCCGAAACGACGTCAAGCTTCATGTCCTCCTCTTCGAGAAGTTTGACCATCTGTATGGAAGTGAATGCCTTTGAAGCATACGAAATGGAGTAATCCAGCGATTCCCCTTCAAAAACACTGTGGTATCTCCTGCACTGGTTGCGGAGTGCGTCTTCATCGTAGACGAAAAGGGGAGTTCCATATTGTTCCGTCAGCCCTCTCAGGGAATGTCCATTCAAATGCAGTTCATCATTGATATACGTTAGTGTCATTTAAAATCACCTTTTTTAAAGAATTGTAGTTCAGCGCACCCAGCTGCTCGGAGTTTGCACCTGCACCGAGGGCCGTGTACTCGTCGATCCTCAAATCATTGCTGTACATGATGACTTCATCATCCAGGGTCACATCTTCATCCACTTCCACAATCATATGGCTCATCATCAAAGCCCTGATCGCATAGCGCTTTCCATCGATCATGCAGTCGAATTCAGCACGCTTCCTCAAAATGCCGTCCCCATAGCCGATATCGACCACTGCAATCTTCGTATCGTTTTCAGGCTGATAACTTCCGCCATAGCCGCACTTCTGGTTGGCGCAAAGTCGTCTCAACTGGACGATGGGCGCCTTCAATGTCATGCTCTGGACATAACTTTCAGCAGGAAGCGTTGCATAGGGGCGTGAGCCGTACAAGGCGATGCCGAGTCTCAGATGGGTGTGTCCGTTGAACAGACCATCACGTGCAAAGCTTGCACTGTTCTGGGCATGGATGTAGTCGAAGGTGTGTCCTGTAGACAGAACGTCGGAAAGAAGCGTCAACCATAGCTCCCTTTCCACTTCGTATTCTTCCATATCAAGTTCATCGGCATAGCCGAAGTGTGTCCAGATGCCAGTAATATCCACTCTGGCATGCTGGGGGAGGGAATATGCATCGTTGATGACTTCAACCATATCTTCGGATGTGCTGAAGCCGGAACGGTTGAAGAGTCCTGCATACTCCAGATGTACGCTGATGCCGGAGAGTGCCTCCCTATATTCATGGTAGTATTCCAGGGATGGCAATGTAATATGAAAACCATTTTCCCTGACCGTCTGGAAATCATAGGTCGGATTCATCAGGAAAACCATTGCGTCCCGGGAGATCCTTCTGATTTCAAGCGCCTCATCCATCGAAGTGGTAGCGAACGAATGGATGCCAGCCTCAAGAAATGCTTTTACGGAAAATTCCAGACCATAATTATATGCATTATTCTTAACAACAGCGATGACATTCTTGCCTCCTGTTGCCGCTTTGGCCGTCTGTATGAATTGTTTTCTGTCTATTGTGAGTGTGCCACCCATTCCATCCACTTCCTTCTTATATTTCTTCCATCAGCGCTTCATAATAATCTGCCACTTTCACCAGCACTGCTTCGTCGAGATCGAATGTCGATGTATGCAGGCTGCTTGTAAATCCCTTTTCTTCATTCCGGCTCCCGAAAAATATGAAATACGAAGGAGCGATCCGGTCGTAGAAACTGAAGTCCTCACCGAACAGGTAAGGCTTGTCACTGTCGATGATATTGATATTGATGGAGGCCAGCGCCGCCTCCACGGACTGTCTCAGTGAAGCTGCGTTCATTACAGGCGGATACCCTTCATTGAAGGTGACCTCCACCTCGGAACTGAACAGCTCTGTGGCTGTACGGGCCAATGTTTTCATCCGTTCCTTTATCGTTTCAAGATCTTCCATCTCATAAGTCCGTATCGTACCTTCGAGATACCCCTTGCTTGCAACGGTGTTGATCGCTTCACCGGCATTCAGATTTCCGATATGGATGATATTGCGGTTCAATCCATTGAGGTGGAAGTGCTGGAGCTGTGTCAGCTGCGTTGTGATGTGAAGCAGGGTTTCTATCGCTGATATGCCATCATGCTTCGCCGCCACATGGGCCGACTTTCCATCGACGTAGAATCGGAATTCGGTTGCGCTTGCAGTGATTTCACCGTCCCGAAGCACCACTTTGCCTTCGTCTTCATTGGGCATCATATGGACGCCGAACACCGCTTCAATATCCTCATCAGGATCCCAGGCATCGATGAGCTGGTTGGCACCTGCCGCCGTCTCTTCGGAAGGTTGGAAAATGAATATGACATTGTGCTTCAGCTCTCCTGCGTCATGCAAAGTTTTACAGCGTTTTGCGAAAAGCATCAAGGCTGCCGTATGGCCATCGTGTCCACACGCATGCATGGCATGGTCTTTTGTACTGCGGTAGGGTACATCATTCTCCTCTTGTATCGGCAGGGCATCTATATCCGCCCTGAAGGCGATGGTCCTGTCGGAATTCCCCGACAGATGAGCAACGGCCCCTGTTTCAAGAGGCCGTTCAAAAGGAATATCCATCTGCTGCAGAAACCCGAGGATGTATTCTGTCGTCTCGAATTCCTGCATGCTTGTTTCAGGATGCTGATGCAGCACCCGTCTGTGCTCAGTCACAAATTCAATATCAGTCATTAAGCTTCCTCAGCGCTGAAACGATTTCCCTCTTGGAGCTGTCCACATCCTGGGACTGCTTGATCACTTTTGCAGGTGTACCTGCTACAACCGCCCCCGCTGGAACATCATCCGTAACAATTGCTCCCGCTGCTACAATCGCGCCTTTTCCGACCCTCACACCTTCAAGGATAACGGCATTTGCACCGATCAGGACATCATCCTCTATGACTACCGGGGAAGCACTTGGCGGCTCGATGACACCGGCGAGTACCGAACCTGCGCCCACATGGACGTTCTTGCCTGTGACAGCACGTCCGCCGAGGGATGCGTTCATATCTATCATTGTACCTTCGCCGACGATTGCACCAATATTGATCGTAGCACCCATCATAACGACTGCACCATCTTCAATTACGGCATTCTCACGGATGAACGCGCCCGGTTCTATGCGTGCATTCGTTTCTGAAAGATCTTTCAACGGAATTGCAGAGTTTCTTCTGTCCATTTCAACTTCGATATCTGTGATGATATCCTTGTTGTATTCTTCGAATGCTTTCCAATCCGCCAGATCTGCAAAGATCGTTTTGGAAGTTTCACTGCCGAACACTTTGAGTGTATCCGGGAATTCCACACCTTCAAAGTTTCCGTTGACGTATACTTTCACCGGTGTCACCTTGTGTGCATTACTGATGTACTGGATGATTTCTTCTGCTGTAAAGTTTTCCATTCTACTATCTCTCCTCGAATAAATTATTGTAGTCGTAAAAGCCATTCGGACGATTGACCAGAACATTTGCAGCTTTCAGTGCACCATTCGCAAATATTTCCTTGGATTGTGCCTGATGGGTGATCTCGATGACTTCGTCATCTTTAGCAAATATAACATCATGTGTACCTACAATGGAACCGCCCCTGATCGCACTGATGCCAATCTCTTCCTTCTTCCTTTTTTCATGGATATTGGACCTGTCATAGACCGGATAGCTGTTTTCACGGTGATCCAGAGCGGTATCGAGCAATTTTACGAGTGTCCCGCTTGGTGCATCGACTTTCTTATTATGATGGCGTTCCACCATCTCCAGATCGAACTCATCCAGCATCGTCAATGCCTTCTTGAGCAGCGTATTCACTACATGTACGCCATAGCTCATGTTGGCACTGAAGAACACCGGCAATGATTCGCTTTTTTCCTTGAGTAGAGATACGATCTCTTCCTTCTGTCCTGTCGTAGCGATTACAAGAGGAGTTTTCACCTCATCCTCAAGCAGGGGCAGAAGGAGGTCCGGATGCGAGAAATCGATTGCGACATCCGCTTCTGCTGCATCAATCGTGTCGAATGCAGGGTAGGGGGCGTCCTTGCCGCTGCCTGCAATGATTCCAACTATTTCATGCCCCTCTTCTTCGGCAAGTCTTGCTGTAATTTTGTTCATTGTGCCGTAGCCTATGAGGAGGATCTTCATACGAGGGAGCCCTCCTTGAAGTTTCTCAGCGTCTGGACCACTTCATTCAACACTTCCTCTTCAAGAGGAACAAGTGGCAGTCTGAGTTCATAATTGCCGAACCCGAGTTCACTCGTCATCGCTTTTACAGGGATCGGATTGACATCCACCTGTACGGCTCTGATCATCGGCATCAATGCATCGAACTGCTCTTTTGAATCTTTGCTGTCATTCTTTATGCTTTCATAGACTTCCTGAAGCTCACCTGGAATGATGTTTCCTACGACCGAAATCAGACCTTTTCCACCCAGCTTGCAGAAGTCATGCATATTGTCATCATTTCCACTGTACAGGATGAAATTCTGGTCTGCAGTCAGTTCGAGTACTTCTTCAGTATATCCAAGATCGCCTACAGCATCCTTCAGCGCCGCAATATTCGGGTGTCTGCTCAATTCTGCGACCGTTTCCGGTTCAATGGTCATGCCTGTTCTTCCCGGCACGTTGTACAGGACGACCGGAAGATCCGTGCTGTCTGCAATCTTTGTGAAGTGCTGATAGAGGCCGCGCTGGTTGCTTTTGTTGTAGTAGGGGGTGATGAGCATCAGTGCATCCGCTCCGATTTCTGCTGCATACTTGGACAGCTCTATGCTGGCACGTGTCGAGTTTGTTCCTGTACCGGCGATGACCGGGATCCTGCCGTCAACCGTGTCCACACCGACTTTCAGCAGTTCGCGTGCTTCATCGGAAGCCAGTGTAGGGGATTCGCCGGTTGTACCATTTACAATGATCGCCTGGGCATTGTTTTCAATCAGATACTCGATATGCTTCCTGAACGCATCATAATCCACTTCATCATTCGTAAGAGGGGTTGTAATCGCTACGCCAATACCTTCAAAAATAATATCACTATCCATTTTGAACACTCTCCGTTTCCATCATCATTTTTAGGATCTGTACCGTATTCTGCGCTGCGCCTTTTAGAAGATTATCTGCTGTACACCATATATGGAACGTATTGTCGAGCGACTCGTCCTTCCGGATGCGGCCGACGAATACTTCACTTTTTCCTGTGCTCTCAAGAGGAGTCGGGTACTCATTGTTCTCTGGATTGTCCACCAGTTTGATATGGGGGATGCCCTTGAAGACTTCACGCACCTCTTCGACAGTAGCATCCCTATCAAGGGTGACATTGATCTGAACGGCATGGCTGTTTGTGACAGGCACCCTGACACAGGTCGCCGTCACAGCGAGGTCAGGCTGACTCAGAATCTTTTGTGTTTCATCAATCATTTTTCTTTCCTCTTTTGTATAGCCATCTTCAAGGAAGACGTCTATATGGGGAAGTACATTGTCATGGATGGGATGCGGGTAGGTTGTCGGTGCCTCTCCCTTTGCACCTTCTTCAAGGTCGCGCAGACCGCCGACACCTGAACCGGATACTGCCTGGTATGTTGTATAATGGACCCTTTTGAGTCCGAATTTTTCCTTCAGTGGCTGAAGGGCGACAACAGACTGGATTGTGGAGCAGTTCGGATTTGCAATGATCCGGCGATCAAGTGCCGGCCTGTTGATTTCCGGCACGATCAGATCGATATCTTCATGCATCCGCCACTGGCTTGAATTGTCTATCACGATGGCGCCGCCTTCTTCAAAGAGTGGAGCGAATTGCTTGCTTGTGCCGCCACCGGCACTCATGATGACATAATCGAAGCCTTCCTTCGTCGCTTCCTCCGTCAGTTCCCGGACTGTATACGTCCGACCCTGCACCTGGACCTCCTTGCCCGCAGACCGGGGAGAGGAGAAGAGTACAAGCTCATCCGCTGCTATCTCATACTGCTCGAACATTTCAATCATCTTGCTTCCGACGACACCTGTCGCTCCAACTATTGCTACCTTTACCATAATGATTTCCTCCTGATTTTATAGATTGAATTTTGTCGCCAGTACTTCCACTGCCTGCCTGTCCTTTTCACTGTCCACAACATAGGAAATGCTGATTTCCGAAGTTGTGGTCTGATAGAACATGATGCCCGCTGCCTGAAGTGCCATGAAGGCCTTGGAGGCAACACCAGTCATATCGCGCATTCCGGAACCGATGATCGAGACTTTCGAATGGTTGGTCCTTACATCGAGCACCATATCCGGGTGCAGACGTTCGACCGCTTCGAATATCTCATCTAGTCGATAGGATTCGTTTCCTTTGACTGTAAAGGACAACTGGAAGCCTTCACTGTTCACGACCTGCGAGATCATATCGATATTGATGTCATGGGCTTCGAACTTTTCAAACAGATCGAAGATGAGCGTGGATTCCCGTTCGGGTTCATATAGTGTGACATGGATGATGTCACTGTCCAGCGCCACACCGGTTACTGCTTTTCTTTCAAGAACTTGTGTCTCTTCCATGATCCATGTTCCTTTCTCATCTGATAGTGTCCGTCCCAAATAAAGGGGAATCGAATGATTCTTCGCGATCTCTATGCATCGTGTTTCAAGGACGCCTGCACCGAGTGCACTCATTTCCATCATTTCATCATACGTAATTTCATATATTCTTCCTGCTTCTCCATATACACGCGGGTCTGTGGCATAGACACCATTCACATCCGTATATATTTCACATGGCATGTTGCAGCGTGCCGCTATGGCCACTGCCGTCGTATCGGATCCTCCGCGTCCAAGCGTGGTGATCTCCATATTGTCGTTGATGCCCTGAAATCCGGCTATGGCGATGACATCATGGGTTTCCAAAGCGGCTTCCAGGTGATGCTGATCAATATCCGCAATCCTGCTTTTCATGTGGCCGCCAAATGTCTTTATGCCTGCCTGGTAGCCTGTCATCGCCTTTGTCCGTATGCCAAGATCTTCAAGGACGATCGAGAGGTAGGAGATGGTCTGCTGCTCTCCTGTAGTCAGCAGCAGTGCCACATGGTCCTCCTTCGGAGTGGAGGAGAGGCTGTTTGCATTCAACAGAAGTTCATCTGTTGTGCCGCCCATTGCACTGACTACGACAATCAGCTTTTCTCCCCGGGAAACCCTTGATTTCAATTCATTCGCAATCTCTTTTATCTTGTCGAAATCCCCAACTGATGTTCCGCCAAATTTCAAAACGCTCGTTTCCATATGTCCTCCTGTAGGGAAGCACTCACTCAAACTAAAAAAACAAGCCCGGCGGAATGCCGGACTTGTTCTGATCTATACACAAGTGATGCACTCCATTATTGTAAAAATAATGACAGACCTGTAGCTCTTAACCCTCAGATCCAATGACTTGCCGCTGCAACGGCAGGCCATTTCGGCATCGCACCCTTTCACACACTTAAAGTTCGCAGACTTTATGTTAAGTGGCTACTCATGATTGATGCGCCTCATCCAACTGATATTTAATTTTATAAATGCCATTATACATACATAAATCATGCATGTAAACTATTTTTTTAAAAATATATGCAATTGTCTATAAATTACGATTTTATAAGGCCTTGATCCTTCAGATACTCCTCGTAGGTGGACTCCTTGACGATGGCACCGGAATTCTTCAGATCAATCACCTTGTTTGTGATCGTGTTGATGAACTCAAAGTCATGGGAAGTGAATATGATCGAGCCTTTGAAGTCTTTGAGACCGTCATTCACTGCAGTGATGCTTTCCAGGTCGAGGTGGTTGGTCGGCTCATCGAGCAGGATGACATTCGCTTTTGACAGCATCATCTTCGACAGCATTGCACGGACTTTTTCCCCACCTGACAATACGCTTGCCTTCTTTTTGGCTTCTTCGCCGCTGAACAGCATTCTTCCAAGGAATCCTCTCAGGAAGGTTTCCGTCTGTTCTTCAGGTGGCGCATACTGGCGCAGCCAGTCGACAAGGTTCGTATTGACGCCTTCGAAATATTCCGAGTTGTCTTTCGGCATATAGCTCTGGCTTGTCGTCACTCCCCATTTGACTTCGCCCGCGTCCGGGGTGATTTCACCAGCCAGGATGCGGAGGAGGGTAGTCCGCGCGATTTCAGAGGAGCCGATCAGGACCGCCTTGTCATATGGATCCAGCGTAAAGCTTACGTCGTCCAGCACTTTATTCCCATCCACACTGTGCGTCAGCCCTTTGACATAGAGCAGATCGTTGCCGATTTCTCGGTCCGGTGTGAATTTCACGAAAGGATACTTCCTGGACGATGGCTTGATGTCCTCGAGTTCGATCTTCTCAAGCGTCTTCTTACGGCTCGTCGCCTGCTTGGATTTGGAGGCATTCGCACTGAAGCGTGCAACGAAATCCTTCAGTTCCTTTATCTTCTCTTCCTTCTTCTTGTTCTGGTCCTGGGCCATCTGCTGGGCCAGCTGGCTGGATTGGTACCAGAAGTCATAGTTGCCTACATACAACTGTATTTTTCCGAAGTCGAGGTCGGCAATATGTGTGCACACATTATTCAGGAAATGGCGGTCGTGGGAAACCACGATAACAGTATTGTCGAAATTAATCAGGAATTCTTCAAGCCATTGGATCGCTTCTATATCGAGGCCGTTGGTCGGCTCATCGAGGAGCAGTACATCAGGGTTGCCGAACAGGCTTTGTGCAAGCAGAACTTTGACTTTCTGGTTGTTTTCAAGTTCTGACATGTTCTTGTCGACCAGGCTTGAATCTATGCCCAGACCATGCAATAGGCTTTCAGCATCGGATTCGGCCGTCCAGCCGCCCATTTCTCCATATTCACCTTCGAGTTCAGCAGCACGTATGCCATCCTCATCTGAAAAATCGGGCTTCATATATATTTCATTCTTTTCATTCATGACTTCCCACAGCTTTGCGTGGCCCATCATTACGACATCCAGGACGCGATACTCTTCATATCCGAAATGGTCCTGCTTAAGGACGGCCAGACGCTCATCCTTCCCCATGCTCACATGGCCGGTCTGAGCCTCCATTTCTCCTGAGAGTATTTTGAGGAACGTCGACTTGCCGGCACCATTTGCGCCGATCAGCCCGTAGCAATTCCCCGGGGTGAACTTTATATTTACATCTTCAAACAGTTTGCGGTCGCCAAACCTCAGACCAACATCTATAACCTGTAGCATAGGCATTCTCCTTTAGTATATTCTTAAGCGATGATAACACATTTATGGTACCATTGAAATATAATTCTAGGAGGGCGGATACCAATGAAGCACGAATTGCGCCGATTTTCCAGTATAATGGATGACAGTCGTCGTACCGTATTTTTCACTGGTGCAGGGGTGTCGGTAAAAAGCGGCATCCCCGATTTCAGAAGTATGGGTGGCCTGTTCGATGAAATCAGCAGGGCAGGCCATTCGCCGGAATATCTTTTGAGCAGGGCACACCTTGAGGATGAACCGGAAAGTTTCATCCGTTTCTACAGGAAACGTCTGATGCTTGCAGACAAGGCCCCGAACATTGTGCATGACTTCATCGCGCACGAAGAAGCAGAGGGCCGTTCGCTCGGGGTCATCACCCAGAACATAGATGG
This genomic interval carries:
- a CDS encoding toxic anion resistance protein; translation: MKEENKLKEKLLSDPFSSVDEDTDLIPQPEMAVEEKREQSTLTTYQERFTEEDLKKIEEIKNKIEPLDNDALIQYGSNAQQALSKFSHQMLSEVQSKDVGPIGETLESLMKKLKEIDPDELTKEKKNIFNRIFRRVKKSVNELISKHQSVASQVDRIGIQLEHAKEVLVKDVHLLDKLYDQNKDYFDAINIYIAAAEMKKEELENETLPELRRKAEESSNQMHVQEVNDMMQYINRLEKRIHDLKLSRQITLQSAPQIRMIQNINQTLAEKIQSSILTSIPLWKNQMAIALTLLRQESASQAQQAVTNTTNDLLTKNSEMLKQNSIRTAQENERGIVDIETLKTTQENLVTTIEETLRIQQEGSQKRQAAERELESMEEELKTRLLELKEEHRY
- a CDS encoding 5-bromo-4-chloroindolyl phosphate hydrolysis family protein; this translates as MKNNISHWFASLISIPVAVVAGMFSMIAFDIHLAFDMMIATGGFFAAYFPTQSISLNSQLQKMGISKSEYRYVKSQLSEAREKIKRLRQSYKNVRTLKDAKLIYDINRLVRTIYQAVENDPKLFFNVQQFFHSNLDSAVNTIEQYLFLYKMPGKTKEEKVKLHETRISLLELKRTIQSNLSAMNRDSYQALEVEKDFIKLNRKRTMSTLKLDNKLEKQKVDLKKKEKEPVYQNRGEDDERGK
- a CDS encoding acylphosphatase, which produces MESRMIIVSGHVQGVGFRYSTKVIADRLNITGYAANVRDYVEILATGTESDLDEFVQQVTQGASPASNVDDYSVKTIPLEDGYDRFVTK
- a CDS encoding DUF1033 family protein encodes the protein MFKIVILRADYEGWWLFEGWQEGIVRQFSYESEKAMKDAYTDIIQKMKEQFHSFKEGKYNLLAFFNGCEMAHCEDCGEDLQIFYTPMMLKDGELFA
- the cspA gene encoding cold shock protein CspA, translated to MKQGTVKWFNAEKGFGFIEIEGENDVFVHFSAINQEGYKSLEEGQSVEFEVVEGDRGPQAANVVKL
- the lysA gene encoding diaminopimelate decarboxylase; this translates as MTLTYINDELHLNGHSLRGLTEQYGTPLFVYDEDALRNQCRRYHSVFEGESLDYSISYASKAFTSIQMVKLLEEEDMKLDVVSAGELYTALEAGFPASHIHFHGNNKTTEEIEYALEMGIGLFVVDAMDEVALLDRLADQPVDVLLRINPGIDVNTHSYIQTGQEDSKFGLSIQNGTAQEAIDRIHSSNQLNFKGVHYHLGSQISEEGPFLKALEVVFEWLSSTSIDVEILNMGGGYGVRYTEEDVRFPIEEGFSRIIGKLKSLADEYDIAFPHIMIEPGRSIAAEAGITVYEVGVVKDIPGVSRYVSIDGGMSDHIRTPLYDAKYEVLTVDAGEGKNIDSHVVGKLCESGDVIGKNLSLPENIRRGDLIAVGTTGAYHYSMASNYNQMRKPAVVFVTEDNVREVIRRQSLKQLVENDVI
- a CDS encoding alanine racemase, translating into MGGTLTIDRKQFIQTAKAATGGKNVIAVVKNNAYNYGLEFSVKAFLEAGIHSFATTSMDEALEIRRISRDAMVFLMNPTYDFQTVRENGFHITLPSLEYYHEYREALSGISVHLEYAGLFNRSGFSTSEDMVEVINDAYSLPQHARVDITGIWTHFGYADELDMEEYEVERELWLTLLSDVLSTGHTFDYIHAQNSASFARDGLFNGHTHLRLGIALYGSRPYATLPAESYVQSMTLKAPIVQLRRLCANQKCGYGGSYQPENDTKIAVVDIGYGDGILRKRAEFDCMIDGKRYAIRALMMSHMIVEVDEDVTLDDEVIMYSNDLRIDEYTALGAGANSEQLGALNYNSLKKVILNDTNVYQ